The proteins below come from a single Arthrobacter sp. B1I2 genomic window:
- a CDS encoding TetR/AcrR family transcriptional regulator: MSLAVARKPLRADAARNVDKIITAARQCFREFGPEVPLQTIATTAGVGPATLFRNFADKEELVLAALNRQLRLTVDPVMDGALADIDAAAGLLRVLEALMSAASDDANLLCAVAGRRELLTGITGSLMESMSVLLVRGQGQGSLRTDISMTDMFRLLAMLIGVVDTMEPGSDAWRRPLALVEDAIRTVRPSRPLPVLVPVPAAAAPGIPAGTIVGTQQVQ, encoded by the coding sequence ATGAGCCTCGCAGTCGCCCGAAAGCCCCTCCGCGCAGACGCAGCGCGGAACGTGGACAAGATCATTACGGCGGCGCGCCAGTGTTTCCGGGAGTTCGGCCCGGAAGTGCCGCTCCAGACCATCGCAACCACCGCGGGCGTGGGCCCGGCAACCTTGTTCCGCAACTTCGCGGACAAGGAAGAACTGGTCCTGGCAGCGCTTAACCGGCAGCTCCGGCTCACCGTGGACCCCGTCATGGACGGCGCCCTGGCCGATATTGATGCCGCTGCCGGGCTGTTGCGCGTGCTCGAGGCCCTGATGTCTGCCGCAAGCGACGACGCCAACCTGCTGTGCGCCGTGGCCGGCCGGCGGGAACTCCTCACCGGAATCACCGGATCGCTGATGGAATCCATGAGCGTCCTGCTGGTGCGCGGGCAAGGCCAGGGAAGCCTGCGCACAGACATCTCCATGACGGACATGTTCCGGCTGCTCGCCATGCTGATCGGCGTTGTGGACACCATGGAACCGGGCTCTGATGCCTGGCGCCGGCCCCTGGCGCTGGTCGAGGACGCCATCCGCACGGTCCGCCCGTCACGCCCGCTTCCCGTGCTGGTTCCCGTCCCGGCTGCCGCAGCACCTGGCATCCCCGCCGGCACCATTGTCGGCACACAGCAGGTGCAATAA
- a CDS encoding AzlD domain-containing protein, whose translation MSLWIWLLVACALAYAWKIVGYFVPARFLEDPRISRVAGTVTIGLLASLTVVNAVVSGQGLAADARLGALAAAAIALVCRAPFLVVVIAGAGTAALLRALGWN comes from the coding sequence ATGAGCTTGTGGATCTGGCTGCTTGTGGCCTGCGCGCTTGCCTATGCCTGGAAAATCGTGGGGTATTTCGTGCCCGCCCGATTTCTGGAGGACCCGCGCATATCACGCGTTGCGGGCACCGTGACCATCGGCCTGCTTGCCTCCCTGACCGTGGTGAACGCCGTGGTGTCGGGCCAAGGACTCGCCGCGGACGCCAGGCTGGGGGCGCTTGCCGCGGCCGCGATCGCACTGGTGTGCCGGGCACCCTTCCTGGTGGTGGTCATCGCCGGAGCCGGCACAGCTGCTCTGCTGAGGGCTTTGGGCTGGAACTGA
- a CDS encoding AzlC family ABC transporter permease produces the protein MKLLASPAVRVGISISIATGLYGVSFGALAVTSGFNFWQTMALSLLLFSGGSQFAFIGVVAGGGSGIAAMGAATLLGMRNGIYGMQLNALLRPTGWRKYVGAQLTIDESTATSTGQTDPAEQRRGFWAAGIGVYVLWNLFTAVGAVAGSSLGDPKQWGLDGAAVAAFLALLWPRLKGREPVAIAVVCAVATVVAVPFVPAGVPILVAALVAALMGWFSHGRRDEGLEPDIEPYAGHHPGHHREVSGPRTDGQSTKGTDPGAGA, from the coding sequence GTGAAGCTGTTGGCCTCGCCGGCGGTCAGGGTGGGTATCTCCATCAGCATCGCCACCGGCCTGTACGGGGTGTCCTTCGGGGCGCTCGCCGTGACATCCGGGTTCAACTTCTGGCAGACCATGGCCCTGAGCCTGCTCCTCTTCAGCGGCGGTTCGCAGTTCGCATTCATCGGCGTGGTGGCAGGTGGTGGTTCGGGTATCGCGGCCATGGGCGCTGCGACCCTACTGGGCATGCGCAACGGCATCTACGGCATGCAGCTGAACGCGCTGCTGCGGCCCACCGGCTGGCGCAAGTACGTAGGCGCGCAGCTGACCATCGACGAATCCACAGCCACCAGTACGGGCCAGACGGACCCGGCCGAGCAGCGGCGTGGATTCTGGGCTGCCGGGATTGGCGTCTACGTGTTGTGGAACCTCTTCACGGCCGTGGGTGCGGTAGCGGGCAGCAGCTTGGGCGATCCCAAGCAGTGGGGGCTCGATGGTGCCGCCGTCGCCGCTTTCCTGGCGTTGCTCTGGCCGCGTCTCAAGGGCAGGGAGCCCGTCGCCATCGCGGTGGTGTGCGCCGTGGCCACCGTAGTTGCCGTTCCCTTTGTGCCTGCTGGCGTACCCATCCTGGTGGCTGCCTTGGTGGCCGCCCTGATGGGCTGGTTCAGCCACGGGCGCCGTGACGAGGGCCTTGAGCCGGACATCGAGCCTTACGCCGGGCATCACCCCGGCCACCACCGGGAGGTAAGCGGCCCCCGTACGGACGGGCAGAGTACGAAAGGCACGGATCCGGGGGCAGGCGCATGA
- a CDS encoding DoxX family protein, with amino-acid sequence MSFPWSGRAVKNLSAAAMGALLASAGKHFRDPGFYRDIVPEYLCRRDPELGQDPEPGTNKNAVVNPPLAILSRDEWIAVSGLLELAAAVGIILPPTRKLTATALTAMFTAFLAGHVDALVRAYGPQGTPRRRKIHTVRLPLQAPLIVWAWSLRKPSLQAAGTGARM; translated from the coding sequence ATGTCTTTTCCCTGGTCCGGCCGTGCTGTCAAAAACCTGTCCGCAGCTGCCATGGGAGCCCTGCTGGCCAGCGCGGGCAAGCACTTCAGGGATCCCGGCTTTTACCGCGACATAGTTCCGGAATATCTCTGCCGCCGGGATCCGGAACTTGGCCAAGATCCGGAACCCGGCACGAACAAAAACGCTGTAGTCAACCCTCCGCTGGCCATCCTGTCGCGGGATGAGTGGATCGCCGTGAGCGGGCTGCTGGAGCTGGCAGCCGCCGTCGGAATCATCCTGCCGCCTACCCGAAAGCTGACTGCCACGGCCCTCACGGCGATGTTCACCGCCTTCCTGGCAGGACATGTTGACGCCCTCGTAAGGGCATACGGCCCGCAGGGCACACCCCGCCGGCGGAAGATACACACCGTCCGGCTGCCGCTCCAGGCGCCGCTGATCGTGTGGGCCTGGAGCCTGCGGAAACCCTCGCTGCAGGCAGCTGGAACTGGAGCACGGATGTGA